Within Triticum dicoccoides isolate Atlit2015 ecotype Zavitan chromosome 1B, WEW_v2.0, whole genome shotgun sequence, the genomic segment AAATTCAAGAGTAGCTTTAAAACTACctaatattttttaaataaatgAACTTTTTAAAATCGGATGACCACTTTTacaaaatttgtgaactttttaagAAAATCACAAATTCATATTAAATATGAGAATTAATCAAGATTAACCAATATTTTGGTAAATTCGTGAGTATATTTTTAGAATAAATAATATATCtaaattttttgaataaaaatCCAAATAGAAGAAAAACCaatcaaaaaggaaaagaaagagaaaaaatagCTGAAAATGGGAAGTGTATGCATGTAAAGCACATAGCTGGTGGAAGCCTAACTAGGCTGGgggaaaattatatgagaccaggcctCACGGTTAGCAGGAGAGCAACTAGTCCTTGCCGGATCCTCCCAAGGGCCCTTTAGTGGGATGAGAGCTGCACATGTCGTATGCTGGGCATTTTCTTAGGATTTTGTTTTTTAATTTCCAGTACGAGTTTTCCGGTTTtacatgttttttttcctttttaggcTTTTTGGTTTCATCCAGTCTTCATTAGGTTTGGGagaaaaacaaatttaaaaaaatacattttttttGCTTCTATGAGAAGCGCAGATTTATTTCTTGTAGAGGCACATACTTATGCTTCGTCTaaaggaaaaaaacatgttttttttctttcacaagAAAGACAAATTTGCTTCTTGTGTAGATGCATCTTTGCTTCCGCAATAAGCACAGATTTGCTTCTCTGCATGAACTGTTTTGGTTTGCTTCTGCGCTGTGcttcttggaaagaaaaaaaacacgTCTTTTTTTTTTGCTTTCACGAGAACTCGTGAAGGCATAAATTTGCTTCCGCGTTGTGCTTCTTGGAAAGGAGAAATGCTTCTTTTTTTGCTTCCATGAGAAGCACAGATTTGCTTCTCGTGAGAGGCATAATTGTgtttctcggaaagggaaaaaatgcTTCCGTGTCTGGCTTTTTTTCttccggttttttcgtgaaaaaaggttcgtccaaATCTATTAGGTCATGTACAGTGGTTGATAAGATAAtcttatcttaagttttgcatgtagtttaaaGATGACAATAAAAACACGTTTGCAATGGGTTATCTCTTAGCCTTATACTCtataactagttattcctaaaaacatggtAAGACATATTATACTAAAAGATCATCTCTTAAGTAAGAGAAGGTAAGCATTTTCTTACGATTTCTCTCTCCTCCACGTCAACACTTATACTATGTGACACCTTTAGGATAACACCATTGAACATGCCCTTaaaatgggatctagttttgaagatattGTGCGTGAAATCTAACAATAACAATGGTTCGGGATTTAGACGCATAGTTCAAGAGATAAAAGCGTTCAACGAATCTATGAAAAGAGGGTGTGTCACGTGTCAACTTTTGAAGGTGGGAGTAATTTTCGCGGATGTGaaagcttttttttttttgagggaaagatGTGAAAGCTTTTAAAGCAGAGACATAGTTCTACATGGGCCGGCCCGTTCCTACACGGGCTACAAGCGGCGCTATAAGCGGAACACGCTCTACCCTGGCCGTTCCCCGTTCGAAATCCGAAAATCCAACCTCGATCGCAGTCGCAGCAGCAGCGACTCGAAATCCGAAATGTCCGCGCCGCCCGTGTAACTCGCGCACGAATGTAGCCAAGAAATACTCCATCTGCATTAACTACTCCTTCCTGGTTTCAAATTTTCATCTTCCTCCCAATCCAACCTCTATCCGTCCCAGGCAGTAGCGGAGCAGAGGTGGGCGTACAGCCAGGAGAGGGGAGGGGAGCGGACCAGAGGTGGGTGGCCGGCCGGCCGgcgatcgagatgaacgtgtgcttccGTGGCGGCGCCGGCGACAGCAGGGCCGCCAGGTCCATCAGGGGCTTGGCCAAGAACGTACGTACCCACCGTGCCCGCAGGCGCGCATTGGTGCTGCTCGCCTGCTGATTAGTTTGTCTCCCACTCTTGTGTTGCTTTCAGATGAAGGCCATGTCTCTCAAGGCGAAGGCGGCCGGGGGCGCCGGTCATGCGCGGCGGAGGCAGCGGAGGGAGGCAGACCCCCGTGAGCGCCACAAGGATGGTTCAGGGGCGACGTCGGCCAAGATCGCGCCGGCGCAGCCGCAGGACGATCGCCGCCATGATCATCTGCTGCACACGGAGGAGGACTGCGACAAGTGCTGCTCCCCTTCGCTGGACGCCGACGACGATGCGGCTGAAAAGGGCGACGACGGCGCCGACGAGTGGGTGGCGGAGCCGGAGCCGGGCGTGCTGATGACGCTGGCGCCGCGCCCCGACGGCACCAACCGCCTCCGGAAGGTGCGGTTCAGGGACGAGCTGTTCGACGACTGGGCGGCGCAGAGCTGGTGGGCGTACAACCACGACCGCATCGTCGAGCTCTACAGCCTTGTCAACCAGTCCGACGGCGACGGCAACGACGACGCACCTGTCACCCCGTGCCAGTCCGACTCGGACGAAGAAGAACCGCTGCCGGTATGCACTTAATCGATCATATGCTTGATTCGATTCGATCGACTGAATTGCAATGCTTGTGTTGTGGTGGATTTGGTTGGCACAGGATGCGACGGCGGCCAGCGAGCCGTCCAGCGGGAGCAGGTCGAGCGGCACGGCGGGGTCGCCGATACTGGGCCTGGTCACCGCGCCCGACACCATCAGAGCATGCAAAACGCCACCACCAACAACAATGACGACGACGACACCTAAAGCTGTGGCGCCGGCGGCCCGACAcgaggacggggaggaggagggCGACATGAGCGACCACCAGGAGAGGAACACGCCGTGGACGGAGTGGGTCGAGGAGTACGAGCCCGGCGTGTTCATCACCGTCCGGGCCTACCCCGACCACCCCCTACAGCTCCGGCACGTCGAACTCAGGTACCAATTAATGTACTACTCGATCACCTAGTAGGTATTGGGCTGGCAATGAATGAATGGATGAATTGGTGTTGCATTGCTTGCATTGCAGCCGTGACAAGTTCGGCGAGGTAAAGGCGAGGGTGTGGTGGCAGGAGAACAAGGACAGGCTGCGCAGCTTCTACTCCTTCTGAAGCCGCCCGCATCCGTGTCTTCGGTCTGGTTACAGATAAACATACTATGCTCATAATCAGCATTGCAAAGGGAATAATGGAAttatagtagtatatggtactgcaCTAAAGAAGGATACATAAAAATACAGTACATCttctaattttatttatttatttgcgggAAACCTAATACTTGCTCCCAATACTTGGCGAAATTATGTCTGCAATTCATGTAATCTTCTTCAGTTGTAGTAGTACTTACATTAGTTCTCCCTTCCTATCGATCCACTAGTGATGTGCATAGAGTTTCTTTTCTgggtgtggctaggtctcagtcaactgagatttaaccaagtctcagtcgCAAGTCTCAGTCAACTGATATAACGACGTGcaagagagaaaaaggaaaaactgaaaagaaaattttgcatggaTCTTAATGTAAGATCTCATGGATATAGCACTGACGGAGACTTGATAAGGCAAGCCATGGCATAAATTCTGTCCACACTCTTGTTCGCCCAGGTTCAGAGTTTCAGACACAGTGCACAGAGTTTCAGGGCATACATACGGTCACTGTTAAAGTGAGTCGCTGGCCAAGCTACACGTAGCTCTATCTACGATGCCTATGCAAAATACCCAACACATTCGGATTGCCCCGGGCATCGCTGATAGCATGCTTTGGTCTTGGAGTTGGAGGTGGACATCGTCAGGATCCTAGAGCATCTTCTCTTCAAGGGCTATTCAACGAATGTGTAGGCTAAATGTTTGCCGATACGAGTTCGGATGTGTTCATGAATCCCCGAATTGATAATCCGATACAAGTTCTCTTGGATCAACGAATTCTACCAAGTAGTCTATGATATTAGAGCTAGGCTACAATCGacttggagaagaagaagatgactcgaTCCACGGAATGCGCTATAAAGGAAAGGTATTATGTGCGGTAAAGAAATGGTCAGTTAACAGAAGCGAGGTGAAAGTAAGCTTCTTCAGTTAACTGTAGCTCTAACGGTCGAGTAAAAGCGGAGTCCATCGTCGCCGTGAGCTATTGATCTCTTCACACGTCAATCAaaggttctcttcctcctttgaACCTTCAGAGAGCTCGGTGTTGATTGTTGAACTATTCGAAGAGATTCAGTTTTGTCAGGTTCAGAACATCAGAGTCCTGACAATTGCCCCTTGCTGAAGACGATCCTTGCCCACAAGGATGACAAGGAGGAAACCATGAGCGAGTGCTTGCATTGAAAAATTCTGGGAACGTGTACTTGATGGAATCAACAACGTCCCAGGTAGCCTCTTCGAGTGACATGTTCAGCCACTGAACCAGCTCCTGTGTAACCCAATTTTGGGTGTCTAGGAACAAGTCTTGTGTCTAGTACCATGATTGGTGCCACTTTGATCTTGCCATGTGACTCAACCAGAGGAAGTCCTCGAGCTGTAACAGCCAGGACCTGAGTGTTTCCTTAACTGACTGATGTGAAAGCATCATGTATCTGTGTAGTGTCAGGTAATTGTAGTTTGTAtacttcgcaaaaaaaaaaaaaaaagaagaagaagagagaggcaaTTGTAGTTTGTATGCTCTAGTACTCACCTTTTGTAAAAGCCTGAAGGTTCCATAGAGTTTTGTTGCAAGTTCCAGTCCTATTCTTATACCAAATGCCGCCAATCAGTATGGTTGCATTTTTAATAAACCATGTCACCAACTTCATATGTTACGTCAGTCcttttcacattcacatgctttttCATTCTAGCTTGATCTTCTAACAAATTGTGTTGTAATTGTTGATGTATGTTTTTTTTCCTTCTATAAAAATGTTCTAGCCTAACTGTACACTGGACCAGGAACATATACTTCATTTATAAGAGGAGGAGGCAATCCATATAAAAACTGAAACGGGGTGAACTTGGTGGTTGTGTGGTAGGTGGTGTTGCACCACCACTCAACAAATGACAACCATGAACACTTTTTAGGCTCAGCAAAAAACCATACTTCTCAAATAAGCCTCTATCTTTGGTTCATCCTCTCAGTCTGGCCATCTGTTTGAGGGTGATGTGTGGAACTCATATTTAAAGCAacattcaaatatttgaaaatggtTCGCCAAAAAATGCTGGTGAAAGTCATGTCCCGATTGGTCACAGTTGACACTGGCATGCCATGTGATTTGACAGTGTTGTCTATATATGTTTGTACCACATACACATAGTTGAGGTCTGAGGAAGACATGAATTCAAAGCCTCTCAAGTCATATAGCTGTGAGGAAGTGAAATACGCCCTTTTTCAGATGTTCCCGACTAAAGCATCGTGCCTGATGGTTATCCTGTGCATCCCTTTCGTTGACATTGGGACATCTGCGGTGCTGAAGTTTCGAGGTTCTCCGAATTTTTTGAGGTGAAGAAAGTCTCGAGAGCATCAATCAGACCATTCTTGCCAATCAGTCTTTGTAAAATTTTACATAAGATTGCGTCGAAGGTTGTCTCCAATCGTCTGAAGCTTATCCTTCTTGAGATTATTTCTGAGGAGCAATCTGCTTTTGTTCCAAGTTGTCTTATCACTGACAATATTACCTCAGCTTATGAATGTCTTCATTTTATGAAGAGCAACAAAGTGAAGAAAAATACTAAAATAGATTACATGCTCTCAAATTGGATATGATGAAGGTATATGATCGTGTTGAGTGGGAGTATCTTGAGGCTATAATGACCAAGTTGGGGTTTGCACCCACATGGATATCTTTGGTTAATGGCAATAAACTTGAAGAGTTTAAGCCTTCTTGAGGAATCCATCAGGGCCAGGGGGTAGTATTTCTCCGTATGTGTTCTTAATAGCAGCGGAAGGTCTTTCGTGCCTCCTAAAAAGGAAAAGTGAGTCATTGCACCTCAATCTATTAAAGTTGCTCAATCAACGCCACCGGTAAGCCACTTGCTCTTTGCGGATGGCAGACTTCTGTTTTCACGATCAGTAGGTTTCATGGGAAGAAATGCAAAACCAAAGTTTTGGCCGTCTAGGGTTCAGAGATATTGAATTGTTTAACCTTGCTCTATTAGCTCGCCAAGCATGGTATATATTGCACGACCCAAAATCTCTTAGTGCCCAGATTCTCAAGGCTTGGTGTTTAACCTTGATAGAGTTCTTGGAATCCTAGGTGGGTATCTTTCCATCACAGATATGACCGTTTATTCTTGATGGAAGAATCGGCGATGGAAACAGTACGGAAGTTTGGAGGCATAACTGACTCCTGAGGGATTATAACATGAGACCAATAGCTAGCATTTCGAATAACCCACCGCGGCTGGTTAGCAAACTGATCATCCCAAATTTGGCATCATGGAATCGTGAAATGGCCTTACAACATTTCATTGCCATCAACGCCGAGCTAATTCTATCTGTCCTGTTGTGTACCCGTCATATGGACAATTTCTAGTCTTGGAATTtcgagaagaaggacatttttagTACATACGGAATGCTAGCGGTCACAAACACCAGCGCGAGGCATGTTTAGAGGAGCAGGTTGATACTTCAAGTACTAATAGAGATTAGGGAAGTTCGAGCATGTCCCTTCAAAGTTGAAAATTTTCTTATGGCCTTTGGCTCGGCAGTCCCTACCCATGGATGACCTCCTACACCCTCGCAACATTTCACCAGTAAGCAATTGCGGCTTATGCAGGCGAAAGATTCTTGGGAACACTCCTTGATGGATTGCACCATATCTTTGTGTGTCTAGGCTCTTGCAAATCAAGACTTGGTGGAGTCGATGAAACAAACTAGTGATTAAATACTAAATGTTGGATTTTCTTTCTGATGGATTCTCTGCCACACGTAGATTTTCTGGTCACTCTATGGGCCATTTGGCCTGCGAGCAGGCCCTGCATGAGCATGAATTTCAAAGTCCCA encodes:
- the LOC119350872 gene encoding putative protein Brevis radix-like 5; its protein translation is MNVCFRGGAGDSRAARSIRGLAKNMKAMSLKAKAAGGAGHARRRQRREADPRERHKDGSGATSAKIAPAQPQDDRRHDHLLHTEEDCDKCCSPSLDADDDAAEKGDDGADEWVAEPEPGVLMTLAPRPDGTNRLRKVRFRDELFDDWAAQSWWAYNHDRIVELYSLVNQSDGDGNDDAPVTPCQSDSDEEEPLPDATAASEPSSGSRSSGTAGSPILGLVTAPDTIRACKTPPPTTMTTTTPKAVAPAARHEDGEEEGDMSDHQERNTPWTEWVEEYEPGVFITVRAYPDHPLQLRHVELSRDKFGEVKARVWWQENKDRLRSFYSF